The following coding sequences lie in one Danio rerio strain Tuebingen ecotype United States chromosome 3, GRCz12tu, whole genome shotgun sequence genomic window:
- the nlk1 gene encoding nemo-like kinase, type 1, translating to MAFHGSTRPTVCGNLFPASELGHKYFCVNTTAGTTSTGLGATPNPTGPNAPAGTPRHPASLGGSAGGGAAIPQPHSNPASEVPSPAEMEPDRPIGYGAFGVVWSVTDPRDGRKVALKKMPNVFQNLVSCKRVFRELRMLCFFKHDNVLSALDILQPPQIDCFEEIYVITELMQSDLHKVIVSPQPLTTDHIKVFLYQILRGLKYLHSAGILHRDIKPGNLLVNSNCLLKICDFGLARVEEPDPSRHMTQEVVTQYYRAPEVLMGCQHYTSSIDVWSVGCIFAELLGRRILFQAQSPIQQLDLITDLLGTPPLSAMTSACEGARAHILRGPHKPPSLSVLYMLSDGATHEAVHLLCRMLVFDPAKRISGSDALSHPYLDEGRLRYHTCMCKCCYSVPSGRVYTRDFEPPADRPFSHNYEQSMHSVWQGKELIHRFITEHQQGKRVPLCINPQSAAFKTFIRSTAWHSSKVSRKEER from the exons ATGGCTTTCCATGGATCCACTCGGCCGACAGTGTGTGGTAACTTGTTCCCAGCATCAGAGTTAGGCCACAAATATttttgtgtcaacaccacagccggCACTACCTCAACGGGCCTCGGCGCAACACCAAATCCGACTGGGCCCAACGCACCTGCTGGGACTCCCAGACACCCGGCGTCTCTCGGGGGCAGCGCTGGCGGAGGGGCGGCCATCCCGCAACCTCACAGTAACCCAGCTAGTGAGGTTCCAAGTCCTGCTGAAATGGAGCCTGATCGACCTATCGGTTACGGGGCGTTTGGAGTGGTCTG GTCTGTGACTGACCCTCGGGATGGACGCAAGGTGGCTCTGAAGAAAATGCCCAATGTCTTCCAGAACCTGGTCTCCTGCAAACGTGTGTTTAGGGAACTCCGGATGCTGTGTTTCTTTAAACATGACAAC GTGCTTTCTGCCCTTGACATTCTCCAACCTCCACAAATCGACTGCTTTGAGGAGAT ATACGTGATCACTGAGCTCATGCAGAGTGACCTACATAAAGTCATCGTTTCCCCTCAGCCTCTCACCACCGATCACATCAAGGTGTTCCTCTACCAGATACTCAGGG GACTGAAGTACCTGCACTCAGCAGGCATTCTCCACAGAGACATCAAACCAGGGAACCTGCTGGTCAACAGCAACTGTCTGCTTAAG ATCTGTGACTTTGGCCTGGCACGTGTCGAGGAGCCGGATCCTTCTCGTCACATGACCCAGGAGGTGGTGACGCAGTATTACCGTGCTCCAGAGGTGCTGATGGGATGCCAGCATTACACTTCATCTATAGATGTCTGGTCTGTTGGTTGCATCTTTGCCGAGCTGCTGGGCCGACGGATTCTCTTCCAGGCTCAGAGTCCCATACAGCAG TTGGATCTAATCACTGATCTCCTCGGGACTCCTCCTCTTTCTGCCATGACGTCTGCATGTGAAGGAGCTCGAGCGCACATTCTCAGAGGACCCCACAAACCA CCGTCATTGTCTGTTCTGTACATGCTGTCAGATGGGGCAACACATGAAGCCGTTCATCTTTTGTGCCGAATGCTAGTTTTTGATCCA GCCAAGCGCATCTCCGGCAGTGACGCTCTGTCTCACCCGTATCTGGATGAGGGTCGTCTTCGCTACCACACCTGCATGTGCAAGTGCTGTTACTCTGTGCCCAGCGGGAGGGTTTATACCCGAGACTTTGAGCCTCCTGCGGATCGACCGTTCAGCCACAACTATGAGCAGAGCATGCACTCCGTCTGGCAGGGCAAAG AGCTCATCCATCGTTTTATAACAGAGCACCAGCAAGGCAAACGAGTGCCTTTGTGCATCAATCCCCAGAGCGCAGCCTTTAAAACCTTCATCAG